From the genome of Mycteria americana isolate JAX WOST 10 ecotype Jacksonville Zoo and Gardens chromosome 12, USCA_MyAme_1.0, whole genome shotgun sequence, one region includes:
- the MEIOB gene encoding meiosis-specific with OB domain-containing protein yields the protein MNNKKQVLRLSVYQELRILLVGVQESRMNQKIESILLERLEELGYYTVVPICPHNECISITNVIGVVIGKTDVRGFPDRKNIGSERYTFSFTIRDSPTYFINVTSWGREEYIRSLSESFRVGDCVTIENPLVQSKEAEREEKFNPVTPSCYKLLLSENHSVVKMSSCYEMDTKLLSLLHLPVKEPQDYYSLGDIVANGQSLDGRILNVLAAVMSVGEPKYFMTSDKRKGQRCEVKLYDETEMSFPIVCWDNESIQLAQSWIPRETVIFASDVRINFDKFRNCMTATVISKTIITTNPVETIVDVYTVEQLKEKALQSDGKLEPVYGIIYGYISTLDIDDNASKVIRNRCSICRFLVNEMSNTCTFCSDISSDSKSTFASFDILVDLTDHTGTLYSCYLSDCVAEETLGCTVHEFLTLTEDKKTALKWQLLLERSKIYFKVTLSPSWRTGLKVNVLSCKLADPIEASHSLLGKEIGNKRLYYVA from the exons ATGAAC aaCAAAAAGCAGGTTTTGCGGTTGTCAGTTTATCAGGAGCTAAGAATTTTGCTTGTGGGAGTACAGGAGAGTAGGATGAACCAAAAA ATAGAAAGTATTCTGTTAGAAAGGCTGGAAGAACTAGGATATTACACTGTTGTACCCATATGTCCTCATAATGAGTGCATCTCCATCACT aatgtAATCGGTGTGGTTATTGGGAAAACAGATGTCAGAGGCTTTCCAGACAGAAAAA ACATTGGGTCCGAAAGATACACCTTCAGTTTTACTATTCGTGATTCACCGACTTACTTTATAAATGTAACTTCTTGGGGCAGAGAAGAGTATATTAGATCACTTTCAGAAAGCTTTAGAGTTGGTGACTGTG ttacaATTGAAAATCCTTTAGTTCAgtcaaaggaagcagaaagggaagaaaaattcaaCCCTGTAACTCCTAG TTGCTACAAACTATTGCTCAGTGAAAATCATTCAGTGGTCAAAATGTCTTCATGTTATGAAATGGACACCAAACTACTTTCCCTGTTGCATCTGCCTGTCAAGGAGCCCCAGGACTATTATTCACTGGGTGATATCGTTGCAAATGGACAAAGCCTTGATGGAAGAATCCTTAATGTGCTTGCAGCTGTCATGTCA GTTGGGGAGCCAAAGTATTTTATGActtcagacaaaagaaaaggtcagagatgTGAAGTAAAGCTGTATGATGAAACAGAGATGTCTTTTCCAATAGTAtg ttgggATAATGAATCTATCCAGCTTGCACAGAGTTGGATCCCACGAGAAACAG taATATTTGCATCAGATGTGAGAATAAATTTTGACAAATTTAGGAACTGCATGACTGCAACTGTGATATCAAAAACCATCATTACAACTAATCCAG TGGAGACTATAGTTGATGTTTATACTGTggaacagctgaaagaaaaagctttacagAGTGATGGGAAACTTGAACCAGTCTATGGCATTATTTATGGCTACATTTCTACCCTGGACATTGATGATAATGCATCCAAAGTTATTCGCAACAGATG TTCAATATGCCGTTTTCTGGTGAATGAAATGTCAAACACGTGCACTTTCTGCAGTGACATCTCTTCAGATTCAAAGTCAACTTTTGCAAGCTTTGACATACTCGTTGATCTGACAGATCACACAGGCACTCTTTATTCTTGTTACCTGTCTGACTGTGTAGCCGAGGAAACATTAGGCTGCACA GTCCATGAGTTCCTCACTCTAACAGAAGACAAGAAGACTGCATTGAAATGGCAACTTCTTTTGGAACGaagcaagatttattttaaa GTTACTTTGTCACCCAGTTGGAGAACCGGACTGAAAGTGAATGTTCTTTCATGCAAACTGGCAGACCCTATAGAGGCCAGTCACAGCTTGTTGGGAAAAGAGATTGGAAATAAGAGATTATACTATGTGGCTTGA
- the FAHD1 gene encoding oxaloacetate tautomerase FAHD1, mitochondrial has protein sequence MASSKPLSRFWEWGRNIVCVGRNYAEHAKEMGSTPPREPLFFLKPSSAYVREGSPILRPYYCTSLHHEVELGVVIGKRAQAVSQEAAMEHVAGYALCLDMTARDTQEECKKKGLPWTLAKGFSSSCPVSDFVPKEKIPDPHKLKIWLKVNGKLRQEGETSSMIFSIPYLISYISEIFTLEEGDLLLTGTPKGVGSVQANDEIEAGISDILSMRFKVAQQTRGS, from the coding sequence ATGGCCTCCTCCAAACCCCTGTCCCGCTTCTGGGAGTGGGGCAGGAACATCGTCTGCGTGGGCCGCAACTACGCCGAGCATGCCAAGGAGATGGGGAGCacgccgccccgggagcccctcTTCTTCCTCAAGCCCTCCTCGGCCTACGTGCGCGAAGGCTCGCCCATCCTCCGGCCCTACTACTGCACCAGCCTGCACCACGAAGTGGAGCTGGGGGTGGTGATCGGGAAGAGAGCCCAGGCCGTGTCCCAGGAGGCCGCCATGGAGCACGTGGCGGGCTATGCCCTGTGCTTGGACATGACGGCCAGGGACACCCAGGAGGAGTGCAAAAAGAAGGGTCTGCCCTGGACCTTGGCCAAGGGCTTCAGTTCGTCGTGCCCGGTCAGTGACTTTGTGCCCAAGGAGAAGATCCCAGACCCTCACAAACTGAAGATCTGGCTGAAGGTGAATGGAAAGCTGAGGCAGGAGGGGGAGACCTCCTCAATGATCTTCTCCATCCCTTACCTCATCAGCTACATCAGCGAAATATTCACCCTGGAAGAAGGGGACTTGCTTCTGACGGGGACTCCCAAAGGAGTTGGATCAGTGCAGGCCAACGATGAGATAGAGGCTGGGATAAGCGACATCCTTTCCATGCGGTTTAAGGTGGCGCAGCAAACGCGTGGATCCTAA